A region from the Curtobacterium sp. MCBA15_012 genome encodes:
- a CDS encoding MMPL family transporter — translation MAKWLSGIGRSSSQHPWVVIVAWVLILVAAVVGANAFSKPLTNSYSVKGLASLSTLSTADREFGSSGNAGEIVFAAPAGKKLTGADERAVHDLAARLSNIRDVSSAADPFRSGTPTISPDGRVGYITVSLRTEAPTETTSADVQSAIDATHRLDPHLRIAAAADLVPVPSTASTEGIALAIGFVVLFITFGSLLAAGLPLITAIIGLGVSLEAVYLVTSMVSLNSIATVLATLLGLAVGIDYALFIVNRHRRQVQAGMDVRDSISVATGTAGSAVLSAALTVIIALAGLAVIRIGFLTQMGLAGAFAVLIALLMSLTLTPALLRLIGPRVLSRRARKRLTATNNRPRNRIASRWIGVVSARPVFFVIASVVVLGIIAAPALSMRTTLPNDGEYSTSTAARQAFDMKAEGFGKGINAPIEVLATFPGTPSAAEITALTDRLTAVNAVEAAIPSGEHGHDALITILPRSGPGDEATAKLVTTLRGTETASGLSGDPLLRITGLTAVDIDISDHVSAAFPTYLALIAAFAFVLLTLVFRSILVPLKATVGFLLSLVATLGGVTAVFQWGWLGSFFHLTPGPLLSFLPVIVTGVLFGLSMDYEMFLVSGMREEVRHGAAPRAALTTGFTSAAGVVIAAGAIMITVFGSSAFDTDPTSQAIAFALALGVLLDVFVVRMVFVPAVLVLLGRAAWWCPRWFGRLLPDVDVEGARLTSNHAAKPATDDDSVGMVDAV, via the coding sequence ATGGCCAAATGGTTGAGCGGTATCGGTCGTTCGAGCAGCCAACACCCCTGGGTCGTGATCGTCGCCTGGGTCCTCATCCTCGTGGCGGCAGTGGTCGGCGCGAATGCCTTCTCGAAACCCCTAACGAACTCCTACTCGGTAAAGGGACTCGCCTCACTGTCCACGTTGTCGACCGCGGACCGTGAGTTCGGAAGCTCCGGCAACGCCGGTGAAATCGTCTTCGCGGCACCAGCCGGAAAGAAACTGACTGGCGCCGACGAGCGCGCGGTCCACGATCTTGCCGCGAGGCTTTCCAACATCCGTGACGTCTCGAGCGCTGCAGACCCGTTCCGAAGCGGCACGCCGACGATCTCACCAGACGGGCGCGTCGGGTACATCACCGTCAGTCTCCGCACCGAAGCACCTACAGAGACGACATCGGCCGACGTGCAGTCGGCTATCGACGCGACACATCGCCTAGACCCTCATCTGCGCATCGCGGCCGCGGCGGACCTCGTGCCTGTCCCCAGCACGGCCAGCACGGAGGGGATCGCGCTCGCCATCGGCTTCGTGGTCCTGTTCATCACGTTCGGCTCCCTCCTCGCCGCAGGGCTCCCCCTGATCACCGCGATCATCGGCCTCGGAGTGAGCCTGGAAGCGGTCTACCTGGTGACGTCCATGGTGTCGCTGAACTCGATCGCGACCGTCCTCGCGACGCTGCTCGGGCTAGCTGTCGGCATCGACTACGCGCTGTTCATTGTCAACCGCCATCGACGTCAGGTGCAGGCCGGTATGGACGTCCGAGACTCGATCAGCGTCGCCACCGGTACCGCGGGATCGGCGGTCCTCTCCGCGGCGCTCACGGTGATCATCGCCCTCGCCGGTTTGGCGGTCATCCGGATCGGCTTCCTGACGCAAATGGGGCTGGCAGGAGCCTTCGCGGTGCTCATCGCGTTGCTCATGTCACTCACCCTCACTCCGGCGCTCCTGCGACTCATCGGCCCACGGGTTCTCAGTCGACGGGCACGAAAGCGGCTCACGGCAACGAACAACCGCCCACGCAACCGCATAGCATCGCGATGGATCGGCGTCGTCTCGGCGCGGCCTGTGTTCTTCGTCATCGCCTCCGTCGTCGTCCTCGGCATCATCGCTGCCCCCGCGCTCAGCATGCGAACCACGCTGCCAAACGACGGGGAGTACTCCACGTCGACGGCAGCCAGACAGGCATTCGATATGAAGGCCGAAGGCTTCGGCAAGGGCATCAACGCGCCCATCGAAGTGCTCGCAACGTTCCCCGGCACACCCTCCGCTGCGGAAATCACCGCCCTGACGGACCGTCTGACCGCAGTCAACGCGGTCGAGGCCGCCATTCCGTCCGGCGAACACGGCCACGATGCGCTGATCACCATCCTCCCCCGATCGGGACCGGGCGACGAGGCAACGGCAAAGCTCGTCACGACCCTCCGCGGTACGGAGACCGCATCAGGGCTCTCCGGTGACCCACTCCTGCGCATCACTGGGCTCACGGCCGTGGACATCGACATTTCTGACCATGTCTCCGCTGCCTTCCCCACCTACCTTGCCCTGATCGCCGCCTTCGCGTTCGTCCTCCTGACGCTCGTGTTCCGCTCGATCCTCGTCCCCTTGAAAGCCACCGTCGGCTTCCTTCTCAGCCTCGTGGCGACACTTGGCGGGGTCACCGCGGTGTTCCAATGGGGCTGGCTCGGATCGTTCTTTCACCTCACTCCCGGACCGCTGCTGAGCTTCCTCCCCGTCATCGTGACGGGGGTCCTGTTCGGACTCTCCATGGACTACGAGATGTTCCTCGTCTCAGGTATGCGCGAGGAGGTCAGGCACGGTGCTGCACCGAGGGCGGCGCTCACCACTGGATTCACCAGCGCCGCTGGGGTCGTCATCGCAGCCGGCGCGATCATGATCACAGTGTTCGGCTCGAGCGCGTTCGACACCGACCCGACGAGTCAGGCCATCGCATTCGCTCTCGCGCTCGGGGTGCTCCTGGACGTGTTCGTCGTACGAATGGTGTTCGTACCCGCAGTCCTTGTCCTCCTCGGCCGCGCAGCATGGTGGTGCCCTCGGTGGTTCGGTCGGTTGCTGCCGGACGTGGACGTCGAAGGCGCGCGACTCACGTCGAACCACGCCGCGAAGCCCGCTACCGATGACGACTCCGTCGGAATGGTCGACGCCGTCTGA